The nucleotide window CGGCGGAGCCCGCAACTGAGGCGCTCGCAGCCGGGGCACCCGGTGCGGCGAAGCCCGGTGCGGCAGCCCCCGCGGCGGGGGCGGCCCCCGGAGCGGAGCCCGGCCGGCCGGCACTCGGCGTGCGGGGCTCGGCCCACTCGGGTCGCAACGGCGAGCCGGGGCCGCCCTGGCCTCGGGCTGGGGCTTCGGCGCGGCGCCCGCGTTCGGCGGGAGCCTCCTGCTGACGACGGCCGCGGATCGGCTCGGGCGAGGTGGGATCGGCGGCGGGGCCGGGCTGCGCCCGGTCGGCGGGAACGACGCCCGGGAAGCCGGACTGCGAGCCGGACGCGGCGGGCGCACCGGCCGCGGCGGCGGAAGACGGACCGCCGGCCGGGAAGCCGGGTCGCGCCGGAGCGCGCCGCTGCGGCTCGGCGGGGCCCGTCGGCACGGCCCGTGTCGCATCCGGCGCGCCGGGCGGCGGCGGGATGGGTGTGCCGCGTTCGGCGCGGCGGGCCTCCCCGCGGCCGACGGGCGGGAACGACGGCGCCTCGCGCCGGGGCGCCTCGTCGGCGACCGAGAACCAGTCGAGCACTTCTTCGTGCCGATGCGCCCTCGGTTCGGCCGGGCGTGCTGCCGGGCGACCTGCGGGCGGAGCCCCGGCGGGGTCGCCCCCGCCGAGCTGCCCGAGCAGCCAGTCCGCCCCCGTTCCGCGCTCGTCGTCGTGTGTCATCTCAAGCCAATCCCAGATCCTCGAGCCCGATCGCGTACAGATACGGGTAGCCGGCGGCCTCGATGGTCTCGCGGGCTCCGGTGTCGCGGTCGACGACGACCGCGACGGCTGCGATCTCGGCGCCGACCTTCTTCAGCGCCTCGATCGCCTTGAGCGGCGAGCCGCCCGTCGTCGAGGTGTCCTCGAGCACGATGACGCGCTTGCCTGCGAGCTCGGGGCCTTCGACCTGGCGGCCGCGGCCGTGGTCCTTGGGCTCCTTGCGCACGACGAAGGCGTCGTAGGCGAGACCGCGTGCGGCGCCCTGGTGCAGGATCGCCGCCGCGATCGGATCCGCGCCCATCGTCATGCCGCCCACCGCGTCGACGTCGGGCACGTCGGCGATGAGGTCGAGCATGACCTGTCCGATGAGCGGGGCCACCCGATGATCGAGCGCCACTTTTCGCAGGTCCACGTAGAAACTGGCCTGCTTGCCGCTCGTGAGCGTGAAATCGCCGTGGAAGACCGCGTCGCGGGCGATGGCGGCGATGAGCTCGGTTCGGGTGTCCGTCACGCCCAATACTCTACGTGCGGAAGCCCGGGAGTCGAGGGGTCGGTTTCAGCGAGCGTCTTCGGGCGAGTGGATGCCGGGGCCCGCTGCCGGCGCCGCGCCCTCGGAATCGGCGGGCGGCGCGCCGCTCGGTGCGGATCCGCTCCGGCCTTGCTGTGAATTCCCGATCAGTCGCAGCCGACGCCGCCTACGGCGCCCGAGGAAGGGCCGGGAGAATGCGGTGGCGAGGCGCTGCCACGGGTGCGGCGGCCCTTCGGCCGGCATGTCGATGTGGAAGAGCTCCTCGGCGCCGGTGCGTGCCACCCGGAACAGGGCGGTACCGATGAGCACGCCGAGCGCGATCGACATCACCGACACCATCGCGGCCGCGAAGTCGCCGAGGCCGCCCGCGGCGCCGACCGCCGACGTCAGCCCGATGACGCCGGCGGAGCCCGGCACGAGCAGCGAGAAGCCGGGCAGGAACGTCAGCTGCGACGGCACCCCCCGCGGCAGCCCCGAGATCCACAGCACGAGCGGCGTCATCGCCAACGCCCCCACGAAGCCGCTCACCGCGGCGCCCGCGAGTGAGCCGAGAGTCTGCGCCGCATACGCGACGAGCAGGACGAGCAGCACCCAGCCGAAGGTGCGCGCCGGCGCCGAATGGTGCAAGTAGGTGCCGACGGCGTACAGCACGACGCCGATCACCGGCACCCACCACGGCAGCTGCGCGGCGCCTTTCGCCGGCTCATAGCTGTCGTCGGCGACGCCGACGATCGTGCCGGCCGCGATGATCCCGAACGCGAGCAGGGCGAGCTGCACGAGACCCATCATGAGCCGCGAGGCGCCGGCGACCATCTGCTTCTCGGCGAGTTCCATCGTGCCGGTCGTGAGCAACGCGCCGGGCAGGAAGGTCGCCAGCGGCGCGATGAGCACGCGGATCGGATCGCCCACCGGGAAATGCAGGGCGATCAGGAATACCGCCAGGGCGCTCACGAACGCCGCGACCACGGGCAGCACGAGCTGCAGCGCCTGCGAACGCACGAGCTTCAGGGCGCCGAGCAGCCCGCCGAGCACCGCGGCGATCGCCAGCGACTGCCACGAAGGCACGAGCATGAGGGCGAGCCCCGCGGTGAGGATCGCATGCCCGAGCGTGCGCAGCACCCAGCCGAAGTGCGGGCGCATCGCACCGATCTCGTTCAGGCGGCGGATGCCGGCCGCCGGGTCTATGCCGCCCCGTTCGGCGGAGGCGATGAGCCGGTACAGCGCGTCGACCTGGTCGAAGCGGAAGTTCGCCGTGGTCGCCGAGCGCATGCTCAGGCGCCGCTCGTCTCCGTCGCCCGTCTGGACCAGGATGAGCGTCGGCAGCACCACGAAGTCGGTGCCGCCCTCGCCGTAGGCGCGTGCGACCCGGCCCATCGTCTCGCGCGTCTGCTCGACCGAGGCGCGCGCCGCGTTCATCCCCTCGGCCAATCCGAGGAGGAATCGGCGCAGCACCGCGCGATCGACGGGTTCGGCCATCAGCGCGGCACCCCCGGTCCGGCGCGGCCCGGCATCCGCACCGCCCTCACGCCACGATGACGAGCGAGAGGAGCACCCCCACGACCATCGCCACGCCCATGTAGATCAGGTTCGGCAGCTGGAAGGAGTGGTCGAGCACGAACTTGCCCATGCGGGTCGACCCCGTCTGGTCGAACGCGACCGTCGCCACCTGGCTGCCGTTTGCGGGCAGCGTGTAGATGCCCATCGCGCTCGGCCACAGACCCACCATGAGCGAGGCCGGCAGGCCGATCGTGAGGCCGATCGGCACGATCGCGTTCGTCGCCGACGACTGGCTCGTCGTGAGGGTGGCGACCAGGAACATCGCCAGCGCGAACAGCAGCGCGCCCACGAACGCCGTGCCGCCCTCGACGAAGTGGCCGAGGCCGCCGACGATGAGGGTGTTGTTCTCGGCGACGAAGGTGTTCGCCAGCCACGCGATGCCGAACAGGGCGATCGCACCCACGATGCCCGCAGGGAACGTCGACTGCGCCGG belongs to Agromyces archimandritae and includes:
- a CDS encoding threonine/serine ThrE exporter family protein; translation: MAEPVDRAVLRRFLLGLAEGMNAARASVEQTRETMGRVARAYGEGGTDFVVLPTLILVQTGDGDERRLSMRSATTANFRFDQVDALYRLIASAERGGIDPAAGIRRLNEIGAMRPHFGWVLRTLGHAILTAGLALMLVPSWQSLAIAAVLGGLLGALKLVRSQALQLVLPVVAAFVSALAVFLIALHFPVGDPIRVLIAPLATFLPGALLTTGTMELAEKQMVAGASRLMMGLVQLALLAFGIIAAGTIVGVADDSYEPAKGAAQLPWWVPVIGVVLYAVGTYLHHSAPARTFGWVLLVLLVAYAAQTLGSLAGAAVSGFVGALAMTPLVLWISGLPRGVPSQLTFLPGFSLLVPGSAGVIGLTSAVGAAGGLGDFAAAMVSVMSIALGVLIGTALFRVARTGAEELFHIDMPAEGPPHPWQRLATAFSRPFLGRRRRRRLRLIGNSQQGRSGSAPSGAPPADSEGAAPAAGPGIHSPEDAR
- the pyrE gene encoding orotate phosphoribosyltransferase — protein: MTDTRTELIAAIARDAVFHGDFTLTSGKQASFYVDLRKVALDHRVAPLIGQVMLDLIADVPDVDAVGGMTMGADPIAAAILHQGAARGLAYDAFVVRKEPKDHGRGRQVEGPELAGKRVIVLEDTSTTGGSPLKAIEALKKVGAEIAAVAVVVDRDTGARETIEAAGYPYLYAIGLEDLGLA